The following are encoded in a window of Telmatobacter sp. DSM 110680 genomic DNA:
- a CDS encoding APC family permease, whose protein sequence is MTIPAPPPQDTKSQLRKTMGFWDVLLFNIATVLGPRWIAAAGHNGTSSISLWVIAAVFFFVPGALVINELSSRFPEEGGLYAWSKEAFGDFHGFVAGWTYWIYTVFYFPGLLLASASMAAYIIGGRGAQLAQDRTFLLSVSLGLLLVAVILNIIGLNIGKWLQNAGGVGTYVPLLILALVAVIVVFKRGSATHFTVQNMLPAWNWNTVNFWSQIAFAFTGLELVSAMSEEVRDPRRTLPRAVFGAGALIALMYIGGTFAILALLPAASIDPQSGVFSAITAGSMVLKIGLLGVLAAMLVTVGNAGGVGSTVAGIARVPFVVGIDRYLPAAFGKIHPKWKTPYISILVQAVLSGTILVLSQIQSKSILVGYQLVVSAAIILYFIPFLYMFAAVIRLSTRKDRRENSHAVLVPGGVAGVWICGSLGFLVVLIGIILSFFPPGETTTASFELQLVGGTAASILIGLFLYWRGARSKKAV, encoded by the coding sequence ATGACAATCCCGGCGCCCCCTCCTCAGGACACGAAGTCGCAGCTTCGCAAAACGATGGGCTTCTGGGACGTGCTGTTGTTCAACATCGCGACGGTCCTCGGCCCGCGCTGGATCGCAGCCGCTGGTCACAACGGGACATCGTCAATCAGCCTGTGGGTGATCGCCGCTGTCTTCTTCTTCGTGCCCGGCGCGCTCGTCATCAACGAGCTTTCCTCGCGCTTTCCTGAAGAAGGCGGCTTGTACGCCTGGTCGAAAGAAGCCTTCGGAGACTTCCACGGATTTGTCGCTGGATGGACCTACTGGATCTACACGGTCTTCTATTTCCCCGGCCTGCTTCTGGCCAGCGCTTCCATGGCCGCCTACATCATCGGCGGACGGGGCGCACAACTCGCCCAGGACCGCACCTTCCTGTTGAGTGTCTCGCTGGGCTTGCTGCTGGTTGCCGTCATCCTGAACATCATTGGGCTGAACATCGGCAAGTGGCTGCAGAATGCCGGTGGAGTCGGCACCTACGTTCCGCTTCTGATTCTCGCGCTTGTCGCTGTCATCGTGGTCTTCAAACGCGGTTCTGCCACACACTTCACCGTGCAGAACATGCTGCCCGCGTGGAACTGGAACACCGTAAATTTCTGGTCGCAGATCGCATTCGCTTTCACGGGGCTTGAGCTTGTCTCGGCGATGAGTGAAGAAGTGCGTGACCCAAGGCGAACACTCCCGCGTGCCGTTTTTGGTGCGGGCGCATTGATCGCCCTGATGTATATCGGCGGGACCTTTGCGATTCTTGCTCTTTTGCCGGCCGCCAGCATTGATCCTCAGAGCGGCGTATTCAGCGCCATCACAGCAGGATCCATGGTCTTGAAGATCGGCCTGCTCGGGGTGCTGGCAGCCATGCTGGTGACGGTAGGAAATGCCGGCGGAGTGGGAAGCACGGTCGCGGGAATAGCGCGTGTGCCCTTTGTCGTGGGAATTGATCGCTATCTTCCCGCTGCGTTCGGCAAGATTCATCCGAAGTGGAAGACACCGTATATCTCGATCCTGGTGCAGGCCGTCCTGTCCGGGACAATTCTTGTTCTAAGCCAGATACAGTCGAAGAGCATCCTGGTCGGATATCAACTTGTTGTCAGCGCAGCGATCATTCTTTACTTCATTCCGTTCCTGTACATGTTTGCCGCCGTCATCCGACTCTCCACACGGAAAGATCGAAGAGAGAATTCGCATGCAGTGCTTGTGCCAGGAGGAGTTGCCGGAGTGTGGATTTGCGGTTCCCTTGGATTCCTTGTAGTCCTGATCGGAATTATCTTGTCGTTCTTCCCGCCGGGAGAAACGACGACTGCCTCATTCGAGTTACAGTTAGTCGGCGGAACCGCTGCATCCATCCTTATCGGACTGTTTCTTTACTGGCGTGGCGCGCGTTCAAAAAAGGCCGTCTAG
- a CDS encoding Lrp/AsnC family transcriptional regulator, with protein MAHKTVPNRIDLDAIAWRILEALQENARVSFAELGRKIGLSTPAVAERVHRLEEAGVITGYHACLDSAKLGVPIRVLVRLTIPGGELQISRTVSALKELSEISRCHRITGAESFVIEADVVSIRHLETLIDRLSALGATSTSTVLSSPVERRNHQAKQVESFAKYL; from the coding sequence ATGGCTCATAAGACGGTGCCCAACAGAATTGACCTCGATGCGATCGCCTGGAGAATCTTGGAGGCTTTGCAAGAAAACGCCCGCGTTTCGTTCGCCGAACTCGGCAGGAAGATCGGGCTCTCGACTCCTGCGGTCGCGGAGCGGGTTCACCGTCTTGAAGAGGCCGGCGTCATCACCGGATACCACGCTTGCCTCGATAGCGCGAAACTCGGAGTTCCGATCCGCGTCCTGGTGCGCCTCACCATTCCCGGCGGCGAATTGCAGATCAGCCGAACGGTTTCAGCGCTGAAAGAACTGAGCGAGATCAGTCGCTGCCATCGCATCACGGGTGCCGAATCGTTCGTCATTGAGGCAGACGTCGTTTCCATCCGCCACCTGGAGACACTGATCGACCGGCTCTCCGCGCTCGGGGCCACCTCAACTTCCACGGTCTTATCGTCCCCCGTGGAACGCCGTAACCACCAAGCGAAGCAAGTTGAGTCGTTTGCGAAGTACCTTTGA
- the hppD gene encoding 4-hydroxyphenylpyruvate dioxygenase: protein MSATVHSAPAHLGSQPTTESIPTGHDFLPLKGTDHVEFYVGNARQSAYFYRAAFGMSLVAYAGPETGQRDRSSYVLQQGKIRFVLTTPLRGGNAIAEHVGRHGDGVKVIALWVDDARKAWTETTSRGAASVAQPYVLADERGQVVMSSIRTYGDTIHTFVERTNYSGAFLPGYRAVESDKIARPTGLIHIDHMVGNVGWHEMDEWVKFYANVMGFSLYQHFDDKDISTEYSALMSKVMANGNGYVKFPINEPAEGKRKSQIEEYLEFYGGAGVQHIALATNDILHTVSKLSEQGIEFLHVPHTYYTELQSRVGKIDEPTEELERLGILVDRDPEGYMLQIFTRPVEDRPTLFFEIIQRKGSRSFGKGNFKALFEAIEREQQARGNL from the coding sequence ATGAGCGCAACGGTGCACTCTGCCCCCGCACATCTTGGTTCGCAGCCCACTACCGAATCGATTCCCACTGGACACGACTTTCTTCCGCTCAAGGGCACCGACCACGTGGAGTTCTACGTCGGCAATGCTCGTCAGTCTGCGTATTTTTATCGAGCCGCATTTGGCATGTCTCTAGTGGCCTATGCGGGACCAGAGACAGGTCAGCGCGATCGCTCCTCCTACGTGCTCCAGCAGGGCAAAATCCGCTTCGTGCTTACGACTCCTCTCCGCGGAGGAAACGCAATTGCGGAGCATGTCGGCCGTCACGGCGATGGGGTGAAGGTGATCGCGCTCTGGGTGGATGATGCGCGCAAGGCCTGGACCGAGACCACCAGCCGTGGAGCAGCGAGCGTAGCTCAGCCCTATGTGCTCGCCGATGAGCGAGGACAGGTGGTGATGTCGAGCATCCGGACCTACGGCGATACGATTCACACCTTCGTGGAGCGCACGAACTATTCCGGAGCATTTCTTCCCGGCTATCGTGCCGTGGAAAGCGACAAGATCGCGCGTCCCACGGGGCTGATTCATATCGACCACATGGTCGGGAATGTGGGCTGGCACGAGATGGACGAGTGGGTTAAGTTCTACGCGAATGTGATGGGTTTCTCCCTCTACCAGCACTTCGACGACAAGGACATCTCCACCGAATACTCCGCATTGATGTCAAAGGTTATGGCGAACGGCAACGGCTACGTGAAGTTCCCCATCAACGAGCCGGCTGAGGGTAAGCGGAAGTCGCAGATCGAAGAGTACCTCGAATTTTATGGCGGCGCAGGCGTGCAACACATAGCGCTGGCCACCAACGACATTCTGCACACGGTAAGCAAGCTCAGCGAGCAGGGCATCGAGTTTCTGCACGTGCCGCACACGTATTACACCGAGTTGCAGAGCCGTGTGGGAAAGATCGACGAGCCTACCGAGGAGTTGGAGAGGCTGGGCATCCTTGTTGATCGCGATCCTGAGGGCTACATGCTGCAGATATTCACGCGCCCGGTGGAGGATCGGCCGACTTTGTTTTTTGAGATTATTCAGCGCAAAGGTAGTCGCAGTTTCGGCAAAGGGAACTTCAAGGCGCTGTTTGAAGCGATCGAACGGGAACAACAAGCTCGGGGCAATCTCTAG
- a CDS encoding acyl-CoA carboxylase subunit beta — translation MAESSKLQNAIESSFDPQSPRAKANRTALQELLATIRSQEETIRLGGGAKAEAAQHAKKRLTVRERMKLLLDPESDFLELGLWAAYEMYTEYGGAPGAGVVTGLGRVCGRLCMIIANDATVKAGAFFPMTAKKVIHAQNIALENHIPTLYLVDSAGVFLPLQEDVFPDTDDFGRVFRNNAVMSSLGIPQITAIMGMCVAGGAYLPVMTDTVLMTEGSGLFLAGPSLVQAAIGQKTNPEELGGAAMHAEISGTVDFKEPDDHHCILRLRSLVDKFGDRSPANASTERFSRTPYDAKHDAPRYSIEDVYGLLNPAPGTSNVYDMREVIARIVDRSEFDEYKEEFGRTVLCGYARIGGRAVGIVANQKTNQNQIVAMGPSAGAKRIEVGGVIYTEGAQKAARFIMDCNQNLVPLIFLHDVNGFMVGKDAEWSGIIRAGAKMVSAVSTSVVPKISVIIGGSFGAGHYAMCGKAYDPRFMFAWPTARYAVMSGASAAGTLAEVRAKQVERGGKVLSEEERKALYDEIKNTYDAQADPRYGAARLWIDAIIDPAKTRDVLITALEACCMNPDIPRFNPGVLQT, via the coding sequence ATGGCCGAAAGCTCGAAACTTCAAAACGCGATCGAATCCAGCTTTGATCCCCAGTCGCCCCGCGCCAAGGCAAACCGGACCGCACTGCAAGAATTGCTCGCCACCATTCGTTCTCAGGAAGAAACCATCCGGCTGGGCGGAGGCGCAAAGGCTGAGGCAGCCCAGCACGCGAAGAAGAGACTTACTGTTCGTGAACGGATGAAGTTGCTGCTGGACCCGGAGAGCGATTTCCTCGAGCTGGGACTCTGGGCCGCGTACGAAATGTACACCGAATACGGAGGCGCGCCTGGAGCGGGAGTCGTCACCGGGCTGGGCCGCGTATGCGGGCGGCTTTGCATGATCATCGCGAATGACGCGACGGTAAAAGCCGGAGCCTTCTTCCCCATGACGGCCAAGAAGGTTATCCATGCGCAGAATATTGCGCTCGAGAACCACATCCCCACGCTTTACCTGGTGGATTCTGCGGGAGTATTCCTGCCGTTACAGGAAGATGTCTTTCCAGATACAGACGATTTCGGGCGCGTCTTTCGCAACAATGCAGTGATGAGTTCGCTCGGCATTCCCCAGATCACGGCGATTATGGGAATGTGCGTTGCCGGAGGCGCTTATCTCCCTGTAATGACCGATACAGTTCTGATGACAGAAGGTTCAGGGCTGTTCCTCGCAGGCCCTTCGCTTGTCCAAGCCGCGATCGGCCAGAAAACTAATCCCGAGGAACTCGGCGGCGCCGCCATGCATGCCGAGATCTCAGGCACCGTAGACTTCAAGGAACCAGACGACCACCACTGCATCTTGCGCCTGCGGTCCCTGGTCGACAAGTTCGGCGATCGCTCGCCGGCAAACGCATCGACAGAGCGATTTAGCCGAACTCCCTATGATGCGAAGCACGACGCGCCAAGGTATTCCATCGAAGATGTTTACGGTCTCTTAAACCCCGCGCCGGGGACCAGCAACGTCTATGACATGCGAGAGGTAATCGCGCGCATCGTCGACCGAAGTGAATTCGATGAGTACAAAGAGGAATTTGGCCGTACGGTTCTTTGCGGATATGCGCGCATCGGCGGCCGTGCGGTCGGCATTGTCGCCAATCAGAAGACCAATCAAAATCAGATCGTCGCCATGGGCCCATCGGCCGGCGCGAAGCGAATTGAAGTGGGCGGCGTCATCTATACCGAGGGCGCGCAGAAAGCTGCCCGCTTCATCATGGACTGCAATCAGAACCTCGTCCCGCTGATCTTTCTGCACGATGTAAATGGCTTTATGGTGGGCAAGGATGCGGAGTGGTCCGGCATCATTCGCGCTGGCGCAAAGATGGTTTCGGCTGTCAGTACGAGTGTTGTTCCCAAGATTAGCGTCATCATCGGCGGAAGCTTCGGGGCAGGACACTATGCGATGTGCGGCAAGGCCTACGACCCGCGATTCATGTTCGCGTGGCCAACTGCTCGCTATGCCGTAATGAGCGGCGCATCTGCTGCAGGAACTTTAGCAGAGGTCCGCGCAAAGCAGGTAGAGAGGGGGGGCAAGGTGCTTTCCGAGGAGGAAAGAAAAGCCCTTTACGACGAGATCAAGAATACTTATGACGCGCAAGCTGATCCCCGTTACGGTGCAGCGCGCCTGTGGATCGATGCAATCATTGATCCTGCAAAGACGCGAGACGTTCTGATCACCGCCCTTGAGGCTTGTTGCATGAATCCTGATATCCCTAGGTTCAACCCCGGAGTGCTGCAGACCTGA
- the thpR gene encoding RNA 2',3'-cyclic phosphodiesterase, giving the protein MRLFIGIPLSPEVVDALAGLSQSLRSTEDGFRWSSPQSWHITLQFLGETSETTYACLLAHLKEVSSPEFQVHIDGTGFFDRAGIFFAGVSDSPELAQLQKQIVAATVQCGFVAEDRPFHPHITLARAKGGARTRVLRQLKTKIKGNERFPAFTAREFLLYEAFLGSGGSRYEIRERFPLAVR; this is encoded by the coding sequence ATGCGTCTCTTTATCGGAATTCCGTTGTCTCCAGAAGTTGTCGATGCGCTTGCGGGACTTTCGCAGAGCTTGCGATCCACTGAGGACGGCTTCCGCTGGAGTTCGCCACAATCCTGGCACATCACTCTGCAATTTCTCGGCGAGACTTCTGAAACAACATACGCGTGCCTTCTCGCGCACTTGAAAGAAGTAAGTTCGCCGGAATTCCAAGTCCACATCGACGGCACGGGTTTCTTCGATCGGGCAGGGATATTTTTCGCCGGGGTAAGCGATTCTCCCGAACTGGCGCAACTGCAAAAGCAGATTGTCGCCGCGACGGTCCAATGCGGATTTGTTGCTGAGGATCGTCCCTTTCATCCGCATATCACCCTGGCCCGCGCAAAAGGAGGCGCGCGCACGCGCGTCCTTCGGCAGCTCAAAACCAAAATCAAAGGCAATGAAAGGTTCCCCGCCTTCACCGCCAGAGAGTTTCTTCTCTACGAAGCGTTCCTCGGTTCAGGAGGTTCGCGCTACGAGATCCGGGAAAGATTTCCTCTCGCGGTCCGCTGA
- a CDS encoding acyl-CoA dehydrogenase has product MSVALETNPSLYPFVLTEEQEQLRREIRDFAAREIAPNVMKWDEASEFPLEVVKKLGQMGLLGVIFPPEYGGSGLGYVDYVLAIEELSAVDGSIGIIVAAHNSLGTNHIFLAGNEAQKRKYVSKLASGEWLAAWGLTEPGAGSDASNSRTTAIKKGDRYVLNGNKTFITNGHYADLAVVIASTDKSKGTHGLSAFVVEKGTKGFRPGKKENKLGLRASDTSELIFEDCEIPEENLLGAEGEGFIDAMRVLDGGRISIAALALGIGRGALDAALKYVKERKQFGKAIAEFQGIQWKLADMATELDAARLLTQRAAVLKDSGRKVTRESSMAKLFSSEVAVRICDDAVQLFGGYGFIKDYPAEKYYRDVKLCTIGEGTSEIQRMVIAREILKVYPSRG; this is encoded by the coding sequence ATGAGCGTTGCGCTCGAAACCAATCCAAGCCTGTACCCCTTCGTGTTGACAGAGGAGCAGGAACAGCTTCGTCGCGAGATACGCGACTTTGCCGCGCGAGAGATAGCCCCGAACGTGATGAAGTGGGACGAGGCCAGCGAATTCCCTCTTGAGGTCGTGAAGAAGCTTGGCCAGATGGGCCTACTCGGCGTCATCTTCCCGCCCGAGTACGGTGGCTCGGGCCTCGGGTATGTCGATTATGTTCTCGCGATTGAAGAACTGTCTGCCGTGGACGGGTCCATCGGCATCATTGTTGCCGCGCACAACTCGCTGGGCACCAATCACATTTTCCTTGCCGGAAACGAAGCGCAGAAGAGAAAGTACGTTTCGAAGCTGGCGAGCGGCGAATGGCTCGCAGCATGGGGATTGACCGAGCCAGGAGCAGGCTCCGACGCCAGCAATTCGCGCACTACCGCGATCAAAAAAGGCGATCGCTACGTGCTCAATGGCAACAAGACCTTCATCACCAATGGCCACTACGCCGATCTCGCCGTGGTCATCGCTTCGACCGATAAGAGCAAGGGCACGCACGGCCTCTCCGCATTCGTCGTGGAGAAGGGCACGAAGGGATTCCGCCCGGGCAAAAAAGAGAACAAGCTCGGACTGCGCGCCAGCGATACCAGCGAACTAATTTTTGAGGACTGCGAAATCCCGGAAGAAAATCTGCTCGGTGCCGAAGGCGAAGGGTTCATCGACGCCATGCGCGTACTCGACGGTGGCCGCATCTCCATCGCCGCCCTGGCGCTGGGAATCGGGCGCGGCGCACTGGACGCAGCCCTCAAATACGTCAAGGAGCGAAAGCAGTTCGGCAAAGCGATCGCCGAGTTTCAGGGTATCCAATGGAAGCTGGCAGATATGGCTACAGAGCTTGATGCCGCGCGCCTGCTCACCCAGCGCGCTGCCGTGCTCAAGGATTCAGGCCGCAAGGTCACGCGCGAATCGTCGATGGCCAAACTATTCTCGAGCGAAGTTGCAGTGCGCATCTGTGATGATGCCGTGCAATTATTTGGCGGTTACGGGTTTATCAAAGACTACCCCGCCGAGAAGTATTA